Proteins co-encoded in one Marinobacter qingdaonensis genomic window:
- a CDS encoding P-loop ATPase, Sll1717 family, with protein sequence MSLYEDLGFNNHPFTKSNADEEPRLTDYFVFPPYFDAVLGDSENPSPCIVFAPRGAGKTALKRMIDDAGIDKKFLSVTYNRFNFSNNEKLENISLSYHLRNIITRVLISLLSYISENDDLLKNLNKDEKKNLYIFTVNYLGDLTGDELQEIVHELKGLPDKFKEFWSKNVGFMEKAINFILTRYDLDKIDLPDLETESKKLSQTYKHQLEILLSLSKKVGFRSIYILIDKVDETELTGNDSEATYKLIKPLIKDLDLLEANGYGFKFFLWDAIQDKYRAEGRPDRVATYNLSWDRVGLKEILSERLKAFSDQKVTSLKDITEDRKKEDFDIDDAICIMANKSPRNMIRICESILAEQSMAFGNPKKISVNYADLGIIKYCENIVHEIYTERSIKEVQKVGRELFTTNYVANDVLKITGEGARNKITGWTREGIVKHIGTISQETSKKPLNFYCIVDPAFVRLIHRRTPLEKFVKDRWLPCEYCRTDNIMDIEYFTDNNDAVCRECGRDLI encoded by the coding sequence ATGAGCTTGTATGAGGACCTTGGATTTAACAACCATCCATTTACAAAGTCAAACGCGGATGAAGAACCGCGATTAACAGACTACTTTGTATTTCCACCATACTTTGATGCTGTTTTAGGAGACTCAGAAAATCCAAGTCCCTGCATCGTCTTCGCCCCCAGGGGCGCAGGAAAAACTGCTCTCAAAAGAATGATAGATGACGCTGGAATTGACAAGAAATTCCTCTCAGTTACGTATAATAGATTCAACTTCTCCAACAACGAAAAATTAGAAAACATTTCGTTGTCATACCACTTAAGAAATATAATCACCCGAGTTCTTATATCTCTACTCTCATACATATCTGAAAATGATGACCTTTTAAAAAACCTGAACAAAGACGAAAAGAAAAACTTATATATTTTCACTGTGAACTACCTGGGAGACTTAACAGGAGATGAGCTCCAAGAAATCGTTCATGAACTGAAGGGCTTGCCAGATAAATTCAAAGAATTTTGGTCGAAAAATGTGGGGTTCATGGAGAAAGCCATAAACTTTATATTGACCCGGTACGACCTGGACAAAATTGATCTTCCCGATTTAGAGACTGAGTCCAAAAAGCTCTCCCAAACCTATAAGCATCAGCTCGAAATTTTATTATCACTCTCGAAAAAGGTCGGATTTAGGTCTATTTACATACTGATTGATAAAGTGGATGAGACCGAGCTAACCGGAAACGATTCAGAAGCTACTTACAAGCTCATCAAGCCACTAATAAAAGACCTTGATCTACTCGAAGCTAATGGTTATGGATTCAAGTTTTTTCTCTGGGATGCCATCCAAGATAAGTATAGGGCAGAAGGCCGTCCGGACAGAGTTGCTACATACAACCTATCATGGGATAGAGTTGGACTAAAAGAAATTCTATCGGAGAGATTAAAAGCCTTTAGTGATCAAAAAGTCACATCATTAAAGGACATTACTGAAGATAGAAAAAAAGAAGATTTTGATATAGATGATGCTATTTGCATCATGGCAAACAAATCGCCAAGAAACATGATCCGAATATGTGAGAGCATTCTTGCAGAGCAGTCCATGGCTTTCGGAAACCCAAAGAAAATATCAGTAAACTATGCCGACCTCGGAATCATAAAGTACTGTGAAAATATAGTGCACGAAATATACACTGAAAGGTCTATCAAAGAAGTGCAAAAGGTGGGAAGGGAGTTATTTACCACCAACTATGTTGCAAACGACGTTCTTAAAATTACGGGCGAAGGCGCGAGAAACAAAATCACGGGGTGGACTAGAGAGGGAATAGTGAAGCACATTGGGACTATATCTCAAGAAACATCTAAGAAACCACTGAACTTTTACTGCATCGTGGACCCTGCGTTTGTTCGACTCATTCACAGAAGAACACCGTTAGAAAAATTCGTAAAAGACAGATGGCTTCCGTGTGAATATTGCCGAACCGACAACATCATGGACATTGAGTACTTTACGGATAACAACGATGCAGTGTGCAGGGAATGCGGACGAGATTTAATCTAG
- a CDS encoding helix-turn-helix transcriptional regulator, which yields MTDIKDQKSNKAEEPGNISSRIKILMGNLSESAFAQKCKIPLSTMRKYLSGSTPGLDKAAQIAEATGVPLEWLATGKQPTQSNSQFEEEFALIPGYNIQVAAGHGAIAGDEAPTRELAFRRKWLRFRGFNEQDLALVFARGDSMEPTISDNETVMVDTSEKKLRDGHIYVIRNGDHLLVKRVQTLWNDGVQLLSDNKEYPPQEISSADLESLEVIGKVVWVGKDL from the coding sequence ATGACTGATATTAAAGACCAAAAAAGCAATAAAGCAGAAGAGCCAGGGAACATCTCAAGTCGGATAAAAATACTAATGGGCAACCTCTCGGAGAGCGCATTTGCCCAAAAGTGCAAAATCCCGCTTAGCACGATGCGGAAGTACCTCTCTGGATCAACCCCAGGACTAGATAAAGCGGCCCAAATAGCAGAAGCAACCGGAGTACCCTTGGAGTGGCTTGCGACAGGAAAGCAACCCACGCAATCAAACTCTCAGTTTGAGGAAGAGTTTGCACTCATACCTGGTTACAACATTCAAGTCGCTGCTGGACACGGGGCAATTGCCGGGGATGAAGCGCCGACCAGGGAGCTGGCCTTTCGAAGAAAGTGGCTCAGATTCCGGGGTTTTAATGAGCAGGACCTAGCGCTGGTGTTTGCTAGGGGTGACTCTATGGAACCTACGATTTCAGATAATGAGACCGTGATGGTGGACACCAGTGAAAAAAAGCTTCGAGATGGGCATATTTACGTCATTAGAAATGGAGACCACCTCCTCGTGAAGCGGGTTCAAACGCTCTGGAACGATGGCGTTCAGCTTCTTAGCGATAACAAAGAGTACCCTCCCCAGGAAATTTCAAGTGCAGATCTTGAGTCTCTGGAGGTAATTGGAAAAGTGGTTTGGGTAGGAAAAGACCTATAA
- a CDS encoding helix-turn-helix domain-containing protein, which translates to MTQERFAQLTGLTEGQVRGMIEKGHLPSLKIGKPRMVNIAALSQDAMDKEDWQ; encoded by the coding sequence ATGACTCAGGAGCGTTTTGCTCAGCTGACCGGGCTCACGGAAGGGCAGGTGCGGGGCATGATCGAGAAGGGCCATCTGCCCTCTCTCAAGATCGGCAAGCCCCGCATGGTGAACATCGCCGCGCTCTCCCAGGACGCCATGGACAAGGAGGACTGGCAGTGA
- a CDS encoding DUF948 domain-containing protein encodes MECEGGAFGVVNGTPACIPDEYGPPTCPSDGALVIDEYGFVCESVNDAPEEPDTPEAPNTDTDGDGQPDEYQRENDPTSVDKGLDKVQDGISDTNNKLDGTNQRLDKVGKGLDAVNDNLNDGLGAANQTLGDINEKLDGPNGGYSTDGLGDAPTFAESSERLQTVIATNPTIQAVTTIPSIASNNTCPVWTIPSTDFWQSMPIDSHCQILNDHRGLLSMLFIAVWTLAAVFVFLRA; translated from the coding sequence ATGGAATGCGAGGGCGGCGCCTTTGGTGTGGTCAATGGCACCCCCGCCTGCATTCCCGACGAATACGGTCCGCCCACCTGTCCCTCTGACGGCGCCCTGGTCATCGACGAATACGGCTTTGTCTGCGAGTCCGTGAACGATGCGCCGGAAGAGCCCGACACCCCGGAAGCCCCCAACACCGATACCGACGGCGACGGCCAGCCGGACGAATACCAGCGCGAGAACGATCCCACCAGCGTCGACAAGGGGCTCGACAAAGTGCAGGACGGGATCTCCGACACTAACAACAAACTGGACGGCACCAACCAGCGCCTGGACAAGGTCGGCAAGGGCCTCGATGCCGTCAACGACAACCTGAACGACGGTCTGGGGGCCGCCAACCAGACCCTGGGCGACATCAACGAGAAATTGGATGGTCCGAACGGCGGCTACAGCACCGACGGCCTGGGCGACGCCCCCACCTTTGCCGAGAGCAGTGAGCGCCTGCAAACCGTGATCGCCACCAACCCCACCATCCAGGCGGTGACCACGATTCCGAGCATTGCCAGCAACAACACCTGCCCGGTGTGGACCATCCCGTCCACCGATTTCTGGCAGTCCATGCCGATCGACAGTCACTGCCAGATCCTGAACGACCATCGCGGCCTGTTGTCCATGCTGTTCATCGCCGTCTGGACCCTGGCCGCCGTCTTCGTCTTCCTGAGGGCCTAA
- a CDS encoding zonular occludens toxin domain-containing protein: MSIVGYAGLPGSGKSYGVVENVVIPALEAGRHIITNIPLKLGRLSDDFPQGKVTMFDNKEAENDPTFFDLERHPAGVIWIIDEAWRFWKSGMKATNIPQCQKEFFTEHRHNVGPDGRTNEIVLVTQDLAQLCAFVRGLVEETYRAVKLTAIGQKNKYRVDVYMGAATGQKPGKPMRQLFGSYKPEIYQYYKSHTRNKTDFAAGMEEKADDRANVLKHPLIKYGIPVSVLIMALGVWKAVAYFSPEEHDETTPATEQQSPGAQQPVTVSRSAKTAQRTRAVKASLEGRAPHQIKHELEPGWLPLSKRWRIVGEVNGVYWIWGETGTRKIHSRNCATFLKTGEPFCVIQGALVTYYSYREPERTEEDKQNRSSYLETALPEKEGDGA, from the coding sequence ATGTCAATTGTTGGGTACGCAGGCCTGCCGGGATCGGGCAAGAGTTACGGCGTGGTGGAAAACGTCGTCATTCCAGCCCTGGAAGCCGGCCGGCACATAATCACCAATATCCCGCTCAAGCTCGGCCGCCTTTCCGATGACTTCCCCCAGGGCAAAGTCACCATGTTCGACAACAAAGAGGCGGAAAACGATCCGACCTTCTTCGATCTGGAGCGTCACCCGGCCGGGGTCATCTGGATCATCGACGAGGCGTGGCGCTTCTGGAAAAGCGGCATGAAGGCCACCAACATCCCGCAATGCCAGAAGGAGTTCTTCACCGAGCACCGTCACAACGTCGGTCCGGACGGAAGGACCAATGAGATTGTCCTGGTCACCCAGGATCTGGCCCAGCTCTGCGCCTTCGTCCGTGGTCTTGTGGAAGAAACCTACCGGGCAGTGAAGCTGACGGCGATCGGCCAGAAGAACAAATACCGTGTCGATGTTTACATGGGAGCCGCCACCGGCCAAAAACCGGGCAAACCCATGCGTCAGCTCTTCGGCTCCTACAAGCCCGAGATCTACCAGTACTACAAGAGCCACACCCGCAACAAAACCGACTTCGCCGCCGGCATGGAAGAGAAGGCTGACGACCGCGCCAACGTCCTGAAACACCCGCTCATCAAGTACGGCATCCCGGTCTCGGTACTGATCATGGCGCTGGGTGTCTGGAAAGCGGTCGCTTACTTCAGCCCGGAAGAACACGACGAAACAACACCAGCAACTGAGCAGCAAAGCCCAGGAGCTCAACAACCGGTCACCGTCAGCCGAAGCGCTAAGACGGCCCAACGAACCCGGGCGGTGAAAGCGAGCCTGGAGGGCAGGGCGCCTCACCAGATCAAACATGAACTCGAACCCGGCTGGCTGCCCCTCTCCAAACGCTGGCGCATCGTCGGAGAAGTGAACGGGGTGTACTGGATCTGGGGCGAAACCGGCACCCGCAAGATCCATTCGCGGAACTGCGCCACGTTCCTGAAGACGGGGGAGCCCTTCTGCGTCATCCAGGGCGCCCTGGTGACCTACTACAGCTACCGGGAACCGGAGCGGACCGAAGAGGACAAGCAGAACCGTTCTTCCTACCTGGAAACAGCACTACCCGAGAAGGAAGGCGACGGCGCGTGA
- a CDS encoding phage integrase produces the protein MIRKLPSGRWQVDIQPGGRGQKRVRKSFDSKAEAQRFERWAMSQHDAGSSIPQLKKDKRRFLEVLRTWYLAHGKYLRDGERRYRHLKRIAESFGNPMASKLTANDYLVYRALRIEGGISPKTCNNDLGYLNAVFNELCRTGALSYSNPFAKIRPIKIQEREMGYLDDDQIRIIFAELREKTTNPHALLVARLSLETGARWSEAEGITLSHLKPNLVTYDQTKSGKKRSVPISENLYKTVKKHLEKHGSFGTSTISAFRRAVDRSGIQLPQGQCAHILRHTFASHFVMKGGEILTLQKVLGHSSIVMTMRYAHLAPDHLDQVLQCKPKIQ, from the coding sequence ATGATCAGGAAGCTACCCTCGGGACGTTGGCAGGTCGACATCCAACCAGGTGGGAGAGGGCAGAAGCGCGTCCGAAAATCGTTTGATTCCAAAGCAGAGGCGCAACGGTTTGAACGCTGGGCAATGAGTCAACATGACGCTGGATCGAGTATTCCCCAGCTGAAGAAAGATAAGCGCAGGTTTCTGGAAGTCCTCAGAACTTGGTACCTAGCGCATGGTAAATATCTGAGAGATGGGGAGCGGCGCTATCGCCACCTCAAGCGAATTGCTGAATCGTTTGGAAACCCAATGGCATCTAAACTCACGGCCAATGATTACTTGGTTTATCGTGCCCTTCGAATCGAAGGCGGGATCTCACCGAAAACCTGCAACAATGATCTTGGCTATCTGAATGCGGTGTTTAATGAGCTTTGCCGAACGGGCGCACTTAGCTACTCAAATCCTTTTGCAAAGATCCGGCCCATTAAGATCCAGGAGAGAGAAATGGGGTATCTGGACGACGATCAAATTCGGATTATCTTTGCCGAGCTGAGAGAGAAAACTACAAATCCCCATGCTTTACTAGTTGCTCGCCTTTCACTGGAAACTGGCGCCAGGTGGTCAGAAGCGGAGGGGATTACTCTTAGCCACTTGAAGCCTAATTTGGTGACTTACGACCAAACAAAGTCAGGCAAGAAAAGGTCTGTGCCGATTTCTGAGAACCTATACAAGACTGTCAAAAAACATCTGGAAAAGCATGGAAGTTTCGGCACATCCACGATTTCAGCGTTTAGACGCGCGGTGGATCGCTCAGGTATCCAATTACCTCAGGGGCAGTGCGCTCACATTTTGCGCCACACTTTTGCTAGTCACTTCGTTATGAAGGGTGGAGAAATTCTGACTTTGCAAAAAGTTTTGGGGCATTCTTCTATCGTGATGACGATGAGATACGCTCATTTGGCGCCTGATCATTTGGATCAAGTGCTTCAGTGCAAGCCGAAAATTCAATAG
- a CDS encoding wax ester/triacylglycerol synthase family O-acyltransferase, translating to MPLTRTPMTAVDRAWLRMDTPENPMMICGVLAMDRPISINRLKRTLEERFLRFHRFRQRVVDKGDRAYWQDDPLFDLDNHLHQIALPGDADKAALQKLVSDLNSSSLDFRRPLWQLHYIDNYQGGSALLLRIHHCIADGISLVRVMLSLTDRGPEPKLAKVPARVTTTPPKRSWIQATLHRAVDSVQAANYQTRLFIQSVRDEPEYPLKLASTAGSVAFDLLKLGLAPVEPETGLKRPLCGRKRVAWAEPLPLDEVKACARALGGTVNDILMCTATGALQRHFAAHQEGVPECGLRVAVPFNLRPLNQPIDTLGNQFGLVLLALPVEVRDPIMCFRQVQENMNRLKRSYQAQVTYSLLDLFGRGPDVLERRALHLLSNKASAVLTNVPGPKHALYLAGAEVTQPMFWVPQSGSIGIGMSIFSYAGTVQFGITIDKNIPADPDAVMEYFQESFQALSHAALAGRQGALERRAG from the coding sequence ATGCCTCTTACCCGAACCCCGATGACCGCGGTCGACCGAGCGTGGCTGCGCATGGACACGCCGGAAAACCCGATGATGATCTGTGGCGTCCTCGCCATGGACCGCCCCATTTCCATCAACCGGCTCAAGCGCACGCTGGAGGAACGCTTCCTGCGTTTTCACCGGTTCCGCCAGCGGGTGGTGGACAAGGGCGATCGCGCCTACTGGCAGGACGACCCACTGTTCGATCTGGACAACCACCTGCACCAGATCGCCCTGCCCGGCGACGCCGACAAGGCCGCCCTACAAAAACTGGTCAGCGACCTCAACAGCAGCTCCCTCGATTTCCGGCGCCCGCTCTGGCAACTGCACTACATCGATAATTACCAGGGCGGCAGCGCGCTCTTGCTGCGCATCCACCACTGCATTGCCGACGGCATTTCCCTGGTCCGGGTAATGCTTTCCCTGACCGACCGGGGCCCGGAGCCCAAGCTCGCCAAGGTGCCGGCGCGGGTCACAACAACGCCGCCCAAACGCTCCTGGATTCAGGCCACTCTGCACCGGGCGGTGGACAGCGTGCAGGCCGCCAACTACCAGACCCGGCTATTCATCCAGTCGGTTCGCGACGAACCCGAATATCCCCTGAAACTGGCCTCCACCGCAGGCAGCGTGGCCTTCGATCTACTTAAACTGGGCCTCGCCCCCGTGGAACCCGAGACCGGCCTGAAACGCCCTCTGTGCGGTCGCAAACGAGTGGCCTGGGCCGAGCCCTTGCCTCTGGATGAAGTCAAAGCCTGCGCCCGAGCCCTGGGCGGCACCGTCAACGACATCCTCATGTGCACCGCCACCGGCGCCCTGCAACGGCATTTCGCCGCGCACCAGGAAGGGGTGCCGGAATGCGGCCTGCGGGTGGCCGTGCCCTTCAACCTGCGCCCGCTCAACCAACCGATCGACACCCTGGGCAACCAGTTCGGCCTGGTGCTGCTGGCCCTGCCGGTGGAGGTACGGGACCCAATCATGTGTTTCCGCCAGGTGCAGGAGAACATGAATCGGCTCAAGCGCTCCTACCAGGCCCAGGTGACCTACAGCCTGCTCGACCTGTTCGGCCGCGGCCCGGATGTGCTCGAACGCCGGGCCCTGCATCTGTTGAGCAACAAAGCCTCGGCGGTGCTAACCAACGTACCCGGCCCGAAACACGCCCTGTATCTGGCCGGCGCCGAGGTCACCCAACCCATGTTCTGGGTACCCCAGAGCGGCAGCATTGGCATCGGCATGAGCATCTTCAGCTACGCCGGCACCGTGCAGTTCGGGATCACCATCGACAAGAACATCCCCGCCGACCCGGACGCGGTGATGGAGTACTTCCAGGAAAGCTTCCAGGCCCTGAGCCACGCCGCCCTCGCGGGCCGACAAGGCGCCCTGGAGCGACGGGCCGGGTGA